ACCGAAGGTGAGGCAGTCCGTACTGCAGCCACTGCGCTAGAAGGTCTGGAACAGGCCTATGCAGCGGATGAAAGCGATGAGTTTGTCAAGGCGACCCGTATTGGTGAGATTGCCAAAATCCAGGATGGCGACAGCATCGTCTTTATGAACTTCCGTGCTGACCGTGCGCGCGAGATCACCAAAGCCTTTGTGGAAAAAGACTTTGCCGGTTTCGAACGTAAAGTCGTGCCGAATTTAGCCAAATTCGTCATGCTCACGCGCTATCAGGCCTCGATTGATGCACCCGTGGCGTATATGCCGGAAGAGCTGAAAAACTCGATTGGTGAATACCTGTCAAACTTGGGTAAAACGCAGTTACGTATTGCTGAAACCGAAAAATATGCGCATGTGACGTTCTTCTTTAGTGGTGGTCGTGAAGATGAATATCCAGGTGAAAAACGCATCTTGATTCCATCTCCGAATGTGGCGACATATGACCTCAAACCAGAAATGAGCGCTTATGAAGTGACCGATGAACTGGTCAAGGCCATCAATTCTGGTGAGTATGACCTGTTAGTTGTGAACTATGCCAATGGTGACATGGTGGGGCATACCGGTGTCTTTGATGCTGCCGTGAAGGCAGTTGAAGCGGTGGATACGTGTTTGGGCCGTGTTTACGATGCTGTCATGGCCAATAAAGGCCATATGATCATCACGGCAGACCATGGTAATGTGGAGCAGATGCAGGACTATGAAAGTGGTCAGGTGCATACTCAGCATACCACTGAGCTGGTGCCATTTATTTATGTTGGTCCAGGCGCAGCTACGATTGCCGAAGGCGGCGTGTTGGCCGATGTTGCACCAACGCTGTTAAATTTGATGCATTTGCCTGTACCTGCAGATATGCAGGGCCGTAATTTGATCACGGTTGAGGCTTAACCCCCAAGAGGACGGAATGATGCAACAAGGAAAGACCCTGGCTCAGATTCTGGGGATCGTGTGCTGTTGTTTATTTTCCGTTCCGGTTCTTGCAGCAGAGCGTCCGAACACTGATCTGGATTCGGACGTCGTGCAAGAGGATTTTACTGAGGTGCCAGTAGAATCCATCCAGCAATTTGTACAGATCTACGGTTTGGTACAAAAAAACTATGTGGAAGCAAAATCTGATGAGGTTTTGTTCCAACAGGCGATTAAGGGGCTGGTCAGCGGACTGGATCGTTATTCGCGTTATTTATCTCCTGAAGAATATCAACAACTGCTGCAATATACTGAAGGTGAGCTGGCAACGGTCGATTTTGGTCTGCGTTATGATGTTCAGCATCATCAATGGCAAATCCAAAACTTAAAAGAAGGAGCTGATTCCAGCAAACTTGGCCTGCGCAATGGTCTGGTGGTCGACAAGATTGACCATCAAAGCTTAAAAGAGCTGAACCATGTTCAGGTACAGGAATTGCTCACCGGTTCGATAGGCTCCACCATGCTGGTGCAACTGGATGAGCAACGTCCTCCGGTGAGTATCGTCCGTAATAAAAAGATTGAAGCCGATACTCAAGCTCAGTTATTGCATAATCAGGTTTTGCTGATTAAAGTCCGGGTCTTTCAGCAGGATACTGCCAACCAGATTAAGCATCTGATTGAAGATCATGCCAGTAATCGTTTGAAAGCAGTCCTTATCGATTTACGTAATAATCCGGGGGGACTATTGTCCGCTGCGGTGGAGTCTGCGGACCTGTTTTTAAATCAAGGTGTTATTGTCTCAACCCGCAGTCGTTCCGAAGGTGATCAGCAGTTTCAGGCCTTACCGAGCAATGACTTCCAGAACCTGAAAATCGGCATTTTGATTAACCAGCGCTCTGCCTCTGCCGCTGAAGTCTTTACCATGGCGCTCAAGGAGCATGGTCGTGCCTGGGTGGTGGGTGAGAAAAGTTATGGTAAGGGCGTGGTACAAAAGCTCTTTGCCCTACCCAATGGTGCTGCGCTACAAATGACCGTCTCACATTACTACACACCGTTAGGTCACATGATTGAGGGGCAAGGCGTCACGCCAGATTACCTGTATCCGATTTCTGGCGAGATCCGTGATGAAACCTATCTGGAAAATGTCACTGAGTTATTGATTAAGCACAAATAGTTTTATTCGACCTCGGAATCCAAGCCCAGTTTTTTTAGCCGGTAGCGTAAGGAACGGAAACTCATGCCGAGTTTCTTGGCCGCTAGCGTACGGTTCCAGTGGGTCATATCAAGTGCCTTTAACAGCAGCTCTTTTTCGATTCTTTCCAGATAATGCTCTAACCCTTCAGCTGGAAGTTGACCATAGAGGACACCCGGAGCATGGATAGTCGTGGCTGAAGCAGATTCCTGTTGAGGCGCTGCTGGTTGCAGAGGGGGGGAAATGCTGTTTTGCAGGTCTTCCACTTGCAATTCGGTCTCGTCGCAGAATGCGATGGCACGTTCCACCATATTGCGCAATTCACGCACATTACCTGGAAAATGCTGCTGTAGCAAAAACTGCTGGGCTGCTTTACTCAGCGATTTCACGGGCAGATCCCACTCATCACACACCTGCTGAATAAAATGGTCTGCCAATAACAGAATATCCTGTCCTCGTTCTCTTAAGGGAGGAAGCACTACATCAATCACATGCAGGCGGAAGAACAAATCCTGACGGAATTTCCCCTGTTGCACGAGACTGGTCAGATTCTGATGGCTGGCACTGATGATGCGAAAATCGACATCAATTTCCTGATCACTGCCGAGTGGGCGAACCTGTTTGTCCTGCAGCACTCGTAGCAGTTTGACCTGCATATTAAGCGGCAATTCAGCAATTTCATCCAAGAATAAACTGCCACCATTGGCTGCCTGGATCAGTCCCTGTTTGTCTTGTGCTGCCCCGCTAAAGCTGCCTTTCTTATAGCCGAACAGCTCACTTTCCATCAACTCTGCCGGAATTGCCCCACAGTTAATCGCAATAAAAGGTCCCTGATTGCGGTTACTGAGCTGATGAATCAAACGTGCGACCACTTCTTTGCCACTGCCGGATTCCCCGGTAATAAAAACAGGTGCCTGAGAACGGACAATTTTATTCAGGTCTGCCCGTAGCTGCTGAATGGGCTCGGAACGGCCGATCAACAGGCGATTTTCGGGACGATCTTCGGCGGCAGGACACCAGGATTTCGGCAGATTGAGGGCTTTTTGTAATAGTTGGGTTAAATGCTTCTGATTAATCGGTTTACTGACAAAATCAAAGGCTCCGGCTTTTAATGCACTGACTGCAATATCCATACTGCCATAGGCGGTCAGTACGGCAATCGGTGTGTTGGGATAACAGCGTGTGACCAGTTCGACCAACTCCAGACCGTTACCATCTGGCATGTTTAAATCGGTCAGACAGGCATCGTACTGGTATTGGGTAAAGAAATAGCGCGCACGTTGTAAACTATGCGCAATATGCGTCTTGATGCCCATACGTGCCAGGGTCATCTGCATCAGCGTACATAAGTCTTCTTCATCATCCACCAATAAGACGAGGGCTTGTTTTTCTGTCATGATCCCTGCAAAACCTGATTCAAATGATTTGTGGAGCATTCAATGCGGAAACATGCTCCTTGTGGTTGTTCAATGTAGCTCAGTTTGGCTTGATTGGCTTCGCATAAACTGCGAGATAAGTATAATCCTAAACCAGTTCCGTTAATTTCGGTACTGAAAAATGGCTGGAATAAACGTGAAATATCCTGTTTCTGAACCCCTGAGCCAAAATCAATCACATCTATCCAGACCCCTTGCTCATGCGTACTGACCCGTAATTGAATAAAGTCTGATGCACGATTATGTCGAATCGCATTACGGATCAGATTGACTAAAACCTGACGGAGTTGCAGAGGATCAAACACGACCGAGCAGTCTTGTTGCAGGTCTAAATGAATCTGCTGCTGTATATCAGAAAAGTCTTCCCGCAGGCATTCCGTGAGGAAGAGTTTTAATTGCAGCCTTTCTGGGAAAGTCCCTTTGTGTCGTGCCATATTGAGCGTGTCTTTAATAATGACATCGATACGATTGGCCTGTTTGGCAATCATCTGTGTGAGCATACGCTGCTGTTCGGCATCACTATCTAATAACAATTGATTGGCCTGAGTAATGGCCGCCAAAGGGTTACGTATTTCATGTGCAATGCTGGCAGTCAGTTGTCCTAGGGCCGCGAGTTTGAGTTGTTGAACCTGCTGGTTGATTTTTTGTGCATCCTGTAGCACCAATAAACTCAGACTTTGCTGGGGTGTGATCAGTTTCTGTAACTGAATCTGGATGGTGTAGTGCGAAAATTGGGATTCAAACTGAAATTTTTCCCCATGTTTAAAATGGTCAAATTTGAGCAGTTGCCATAGATCAGGTTGGACTTCAGACAAAGGTTGTTTTTGATGGGCAAACGTGGGCAGGATTCCGAGCAGATGGCACGCTGCTGGATTTACCAGCACAATATGACAAGCTGCATCGAGCACCAGATAACCCACCTCAATTTGTTCCAGAATATAGCGGTTGATATTCTGCAGTTGATGAAATTCCTGTGACTGATGCAGATGCAGGTTCTGCAAAATCTGGAAGCGTTGTACGGCCAATTGACTCAAGCCATACACCACAAAAAACAAAAAAGCCAAAAGGGCATTGTGACCGACATTATTAAGACTAGAGAAATCCAATACACTGCCGACAAAATGTTGATAAACCACACTAATAACGGCAATCAGCGTGATAATCAGGGCCTTACGCTGATCCAGCAGGAGGCTGGCTGAAAAGATGGTAATCACAAAAAGCAGACTGATATGTAAACTTGGACTACCGACCGCAAAGGTCAGGATGCTCAGCATCAGAACATCACAAGCTAGAATGAGTACCAGTTGTCGCTGTGTAGAAAAAGGCAGAAATTTGAGACTGACCAGCTGGAATAAGCTAATCAGGGCATAAAAAACTGCGGTATAAAAATATAAGGTGGGTTGCTGATAATAATTTCCGAGTTGCCCTTGGGTGAACATAAAAATGAACGTCAGGCTTAGGGCAATAATCAGACGATAAATACTGTAATGGATAGCTAAACGATAAATCGTCTGAAATAGGGAAGCTGGAATCGCAAGCATCAGGTTGGTCTGGATTAAGGCTTAATTAAGCCATAACGAATCGCCAAGTGAGTCAGTTTAACGTCACTGTCGATGCCGAGTTTTTCAAAAATCCGATAGCGGTAGGTATTAACGGTTTTTACACTGACAAACAGCTTATCGGCAATCTCTTGTGCACTGATACAATTGACGACCATCATGGCCACCTGCATTTCACGTTCAGATAAGGCATCGAAAGGGGACTGCTGGGTGTCAGACAGATAGGAGCTGGCGAGCTGCTCGGCAATATCCGCACTGAAATATTTACCACCTTGCATGACTTTTTTAATTGCCCGCACCATTTCAGAAATGGGTGCACCTTTCGTGATGTAACCTTTAGCACCTGCTTTGAGTAATAAGGACGGGTAAGGTTCTTCGGCAAGACCACTGACCGCGAGTACTTTTGTCTCCGGTGTAGACTGTAGCAGACGGCGCGTGGTTTCTACTCCACCAATACCGGGCATGTTGACATCGAGTAAAACCACGTTCGGATGATGTTGGCGAACCATAGCAATCGCTTCTTCACCCGATTCAGCTTGACCAATAACCTGGACATCAGCGTGATCTTCTAACATGCGACAAATCCCTGTACGTACCAGCTCATGGTCGTCGACAACTAAGACTGTGATCACGTTTCTCTCCCTTCCTGAATAAATCTATTTTTTTGTTACATAAAGCAAATTAAGCTTGCAATGAAACGACAAAATTAGCAATGCTATTCATATCCTCAATGCATTGTCTTGTACAAAATCGTGGCACTGGAAATGCCTGATTGCTGTGCAAATGTAAGGTATATTGTAGGTAATAAGCAACTTTCTCTTATTCTCCCCGAGTTGAGTGTCGAATGATGAAAACTTCTAAAAAGTCTTTAATGCATGTGTTGAGTATGTCTATTCTACTCAGCCTGAGTTCAACGAGCTTTGCAGAACTCGTCATGAATCCGGCTCCAGGGGAAAATGGACAGGCTTCTCTCACTTGGTCAGCTGAAGAGGCCGACCAGTTTCTGAATGGTGAAGTAACCGTAGCGCAAGACGTGACTCCACCTGGTTCCACCAAGGTCACCACAACACTACGCAGCAGTACTCAGGCACCTGCAGCGACCGTGGCTAAAAAAGTCCAGATTTTGGATACTTCAAGCAATTATCGTAATCAGCCTGTTGTCAATGCCCGTTCGGCCTTGGTTCTTGATGCACAAACCGGTGAAGTGCTGTATAGCAAAAATACCAATACCGCTTTACCGATTGCATCGATTACCAAATTGATGACAGCCGTTGTGACTGCAGATGCACGTTTAAACATGTCTGAAGAAATCACCTTACAGCCTGTTGATTTCGCTGGAGCAGGTGGTAAAAATTCAAGCTCTACATTACGTGTCGGCGATAAAATGAACCGTGCCGAGGCGTTATTGTTTGCTTTGATGAAATCAGAAAATCCGGCTGCGGCTGCGTTAGCGCGGACGTATCCAGGCGGTAAGCCAGCCTTTGTGGCTGCAATGAATGCTAAAGCTCGTGCTTTGGGCATGACCTCGACCAAATATTATGAATCGACTGGGCTAGATCCACGTAATGTGGCATCCGCACGTGATTTAGGTATTTTGGTCAGTGCGGCCTCACAGTACGGATTGATTCGCCAGTTCTCCACAACAGCGAGTTATGACTTTAACCTGGGTTATCGTGTCTTGAAATCTAATAATACCAATGCCTTGGTGCGTAATGGCGGTTGGAATATTAATCTATCCAAAACTGGTTATATCAATGAAGCGGGGCGTTGTGTAGTTATGCATACCACAGTCAATTCACGTCCAGCGATCGTCGTATTACTTGGTGCAAGCACCACGCAAGCACGTAACAGTGACGCGACCAACTTAATGACTTGGTTAGGTAATTTGCCAAAACGTATCTAGTTTCTTACTACCAGCCTGATAATATTCATTTTTATCAGGCCATAAAAAAACCCTGCTGAAGCAGGGTTTTTTTATTCTTTCATGCTGGAAAAATATTATTCCATATTTGAAAGAATTGAAGTTTTTACATCATTCATAGTGGCATCGATCGTCAACATGACTGCATCAGAGCATTGTTTGATGGCAGTATCTGGATCTTTCAGGCCATTACCGGTTAAGGTACAAACGATGACAGAACCTTCAGGAATCTTACCGTTTTTCACGTCACGGATGGCACCACCCAAGCTTGCTGCAGAAGCTGGTTCACAGAACACACCTTCATACATCGAAAGCATACGCTGTGCTTCAAGGATTTCGCTGTCCTGAAGTTCATCAAACCAGCCGCCAGACTCTTTCATTACTGCATGTGCGTGGTTCCAGCTTTGTGGGTTACCAATACGGATTGCAGTCGCAATGGTTTCAGGATGTTCAACAGGAGCACCACGTAGGAAAGGTGCGGAACCGGCTGCTTGATAACCGATCATTTTAGGACGCGCTGCTTGTGCTGGTAAACCAGTGAAAGCATCGGCTTCACGATCATATTCACAACGGTTAGTTGCATATTCGCTTGGATCAACCGCTTGCTCTGAATAGCCCATCCAGTGCGCTGTAATGTTACCCGCGTTACCTACTGGCAAGCAGTGATAATCTGGTGCACGGCCCAAAGCATCGACAATTTCAAATGCCGCAGTTTTCTGACCTTGTAAACGGTAAGGGTTGATCGAGTTTACGATAGTCACTGGGGCTTGATCAGCAACTTCTTTCACTAGGCGCATACCATCGTCAAAGTTGCCGCGGATTTGCATGGTGATCGCACCGTACATCATGGCTTGTGCCATTTTGCCCATGGCAATTTTGCCTTCAGGAATCAAAACAAAGGCTTTGATGCCCGCACGCGCTGCATAAGCCGCAGCTGCTGCAGAAGTGTTACCTGTAGAGGCACAGATAATCGCTTTTGAACCCGCTTCAACAGCTTTGGTTACAGCCATGGTCATACCACGGTCTTTAAATGAACCTGTCGGGTTTAAACCTTCATACTTCACATAGATTTCAACATCTTTGCCAATAATGCGCGGAATGTTCTCCAGTTTAATGAGCGGGGTGTTCCCTTCACCTAAAGAGATAGCACGAGTCGTTGCTGAAACTGGCAAACGGTCACGATAACGATCAACAAGACCGGTATAACGATTGGCATTAGACATGATGGTGTTCCAAATGTGAGTAGAGCTGGTGAGGGGAGTTGCCCCTCAACCCGATTAACTGTCCAGCGATTCTAAACGAATTCGCACGATTTCGCCACGAGTTGCTGGCAATGCTTGGATTTTTGCCAGAGCCTCGTCCATTTTTGATTCCACAATTGGATCGGTGAGAATCACAATTGGAATAAGATCTTTTAAGCGAGGTTGCTGCATGATGGCATCAATACTGATGCCGGCACGACTTAAAATAGTTGTGATGTCGGCAAGTACACCAGTTTGGTCTTCTACATCCACACGGATGTAGTAACTGGTGGTCATATCCTCACGGTTCAGGATCGGAGTATCTGTCAAGGCTTCAAAGGCCAACTGAGGAATCGTACCTGAACCATCTTCCGTGTAAGAAATGTCACGTACGATATCCACGATATCTGCGACAACCGCTGAAGCTGTTGGGCCAGCACCTGCGCCAGCACCATAATACAGTGTTGGACCGACTGCATTGGCCTGCACCAGTACGGCATTTTTAACGCCGTTGACATTCGCAATCAGCTGTTCTTCAGGGATTAAGGTCGGGTGTACGCGAAGCTCGATACCATTTTCAGCACGGCGTGCAATGCCCAAATGTTTAATACGGAAACCGAGTTCTTCCGCATATTTTACATCTTGCGCTGTAATCTTACTGATGCCTTCGGTATAAACCTTGTCAAACTGCAATGGAATACCGAATGCGATAGAAGCCAACAAGGTAAGTTTGTGTGCAGCGTCAATCCCTTCCACGTCAAAGGTTGGATCGGCTTCGGCATAACCCAGTTCCTGAGCTTCTTTGAGCACATCGGCAAAAGCACGGCCTTTTTCACGCATTTCAGTCAGGATAAAGTTACCTGTACCGTTAATAATGCCCGCCAGCCATTCAATTTTGTTGGCAGCCAGACCTTCACGAATCACTTTAATAATAGGAATACCGCCGGCTACCGCCGCTTCATAGGCGATCTGGACTTTATGGTCATCTGCTGCTTTAAACAGTTCATTACCATGTTCAGCCAATAGTGCTTTGTTAGCAGTCACGACTTGTTTGCCATGTTTGATGGCTTCCATGATCACTTCATAGGCAGGGTGAATGCCACCCATGACTTCAACGACCACATCGACATCTGGTTGGCATACGATGTCCATCAAGTCGCCACTTTGCTTGATGCCTTCAAGATTTAAGTCTGGACGAGGGCGACGGGTACCTACATGGGTAATTTGAATTTCACGACCGGTGCGACGTTTAATTTCAGCAGCATTTTCTTGTAAAAGTTTTAGGGCTCCACCACCGACGGTGCCAAGACCAAGGATTGCCAGGCGAACTGGTTGCACGTCACACTCCATATATCACGAATTCAATTAAGTTTAAGATCATAGCTAAAAAAAGCGCCAGACTCTAGGGTGTAGATGCGTTATCTACACCCGATCAGGATTAATTGCCCAAACGCTGAATTAACTCTTGTGGCGACAGATAACCACCGAGATACTGACCTTCGACATTATAAATGGCCGGGGTGCCATTCACCCCCATTTTTTGGCCTAACTGGTACTGGGCTTTGACCGGATTCTGGCATTGTGCTGCTGGCAATTGTCCACCATGAATGGCTTGTTCAAAGGCCGCATGACGGTCTGCACTACACCAGACGCTTTCCATTGCCGGGAATAATTGCTCGCCGCGTGGCCAGGCAATGTAACGTACCTCGATACCGGCAGCATTGATTTCGGCCATATGGCTATGCAGTTTCTGGCAATAAGGGCAGCTGATATCGGTAAAGACATAGATCACATGTTTGGTTTGACCTTTGGCTGGATAAATCAGCAGGTCTTCTGTTTTGAGTGCAGCCAGATGTTTTTTGTTTTCCGAGGACTGGAAGCTCTCACTGACATTATGCAGCTGTTTGTCTCCTAAACGGATGACATCACCTTGAATGATGTATTTGCCATCACTCGTTGCATATACCGCACCCATGCCTTCAAGATTCACCCAGTACAAGTTTGGTACTTCAGTACTTTTGACATCGAGTACTTTGGCATTGATATTGGCAGTTTTGAAATGTTGCTGCAGGGTCTGGAGCAGATGTTCCTGAGTCTTGCGTTCCGTCAGGGGAGAGGCTTCACCCGTCGCAGGTGCCGTAGCAGTTAAGGTATTTTGTTTTTTGTCGTCATTATT
This portion of the Acinetobacter sp. GSS19 genome encodes:
- a CDS encoding DsbC family protein, giving the protein MLFTRSRLALACALTTSVLLAACSNSNNDDKKQNTLTATAPATGEASPLTERKTQEHLLQTLQQHFKTANINAKVLDVKSTEVPNLYWVNLEGMGAVYATSDGKYIIQGDVIRLGDKQLHNVSESFQSSENKKHLAALKTEDLLIYPAKGQTKHVIYVFTDISCPYCQKLHSHMAEINAAGIEVRYIAWPRGEQLFPAMESVWCSADRHAAFEQAIHGGQLPAAQCQNPVKAQYQLGQKMGVNGTPAIYNVEGQYLGGYLSPQELIQRLGN
- the thrC gene encoding threonine synthase, producing MSNANRYTGLVDRYRDRLPVSATTRAISLGEGNTPLIKLENIPRIIGKDVEIYVKYEGLNPTGSFKDRGMTMAVTKAVEAGSKAIICASTGNTSAAAAAYAARAGIKAFVLIPEGKIAMGKMAQAMMYGAITMQIRGNFDDGMRLVKEVADQAPVTIVNSINPYRLQGQKTAAFEIVDALGRAPDYHCLPVGNAGNITAHWMGYSEQAVDPSEYATNRCEYDREADAFTGLPAQAARPKMIGYQAAGSAPFLRGAPVEHPETIATAIRIGNPQSWNHAHAVMKESGGWFDELQDSEILEAQRMLSMYEGVFCEPASAASLGGAIRDVKNGKIPEGSVIVCTLTGNGLKDPDTAIKQCSDAVMLTIDATMNDVKTSILSNME
- the gpmI gene encoding 2,3-bisphosphoglycerate-independent phosphoglycerate mutase, whose product is MTDATAGKIPHVLVIMDGVGHREAVEDNAFLAAKTPNLTAITQKHPHGLISGSGEDVGLPDGQMGNSEVGHMNLGAGRVLYQDFTRITKDIRTGAFFEHEVLVDAVEKAKASGGAVHIMGLLSEGGVHSHEDHIVAMCELALKRGARVYLHAFLDGRDTPPKSAQPSLEKLDALFAQYPGQGRIASMIGRYYAMDRDNRWDRVEQAYRLLTEGEAVRTAATALEGLEQAYAADESDEFVKATRIGEIAKIQDGDSIVFMNFRADRAREITKAFVEKDFAGFERKVVPNLAKFVMLTRYQASIDAPVAYMPEELKNSIGEYLSNLGKTQLRIAETEKYAHVTFFFSGGREDEYPGEKRILIPSPNVATYDLKPEMSAYEVTDELVKAINSGEYDLLVVNYANGDMVGHTGVFDAAVKAVEAVDTCLGRVYDAVMANKGHMIITADHGNVEQMQDYESGQVHTQHTTELVPFIYVGPGAATIAEGGVLADVAPTLLNLMHLPVPADMQGRNLITVEA
- a CDS encoding sigma-54-dependent transcriptional regulator; protein product: MTEKQALVLLVDDEEDLCTLMQMTLARMGIKTHIAHSLQRARYFFTQYQYDACLTDLNMPDGNGLELVELVTRCYPNTPIAVLTAYGSMDIAVSALKAGAFDFVSKPINQKHLTQLLQKALNLPKSWCPAAEDRPENRLLIGRSEPIQQLRADLNKIVRSQAPVFITGESGSGKEVVARLIHQLSNRNQGPFIAINCGAIPAELMESELFGYKKGSFSGAAQDKQGLIQAANGGSLFLDEIAELPLNMQVKLLRVLQDKQVRPLGSDQEIDVDFRIISASHQNLTSLVQQGKFRQDLFFRLHVIDVVLPPLRERGQDILLLADHFIQQVCDEWDLPVKSLSKAAQQFLLQQHFPGNVRELRNMVERAIAFCDETELQVEDLQNSISPPLQPAAPQQESASATTIHAPGVLYGQLPAEGLEHYLERIEKELLLKALDMTHWNRTLAAKKLGMSFRSLRYRLKKLGLDSEVE
- a CDS encoding sensor histidine kinase — protein: MMLAIPASLFQTIYRLAIHYSIYRLIIALSLTFIFMFTQGQLGNYYQQPTLYFYTAVFYALISLFQLVSLKFLPFSTQRQLVLILACDVLMLSILTFAVGSPSLHISLLFVITIFSASLLLDQRKALIITLIAVISVVYQHFVGSVLDFSSLNNVGHNALLAFLFFVVYGLSQLAVQRFQILQNLHLHQSQEFHQLQNINRYILEQIEVGYLVLDAACHIVLVNPAACHLLGILPTFAHQKQPLSEVQPDLWQLLKFDHFKHGEKFQFESQFSHYTIQIQLQKLITPQQSLSLLVLQDAQKINQQVQQLKLAALGQLTASIAHEIRNPLAAITQANQLLLDSDAEQQRMLTQMIAKQANRIDVIIKDTLNMARHKGTFPERLQLKLFLTECLREDFSDIQQQIHLDLQQDCSVVFDPLQLRQVLVNLIRNAIRHNRASDFIQLRVSTHEQGVWIDVIDFGSGVQKQDISRLFQPFFSTEINGTGLGLYLSRSLCEANQAKLSYIEQPQGACFRIECSTNHLNQVLQGS
- a CDS encoding homoserine dehydrogenase, yielding MQPVRLAILGLGTVGGGALKLLQENAAEIKRRTGREIQITHVGTRRPRPDLNLEGIKQSGDLMDIVCQPDVDVVVEVMGGIHPAYEVIMEAIKHGKQVVTANKALLAEHGNELFKAADDHKVQIAYEAAVAGGIPIIKVIREGLAANKIEWLAGIINGTGNFILTEMREKGRAFADVLKEAQELGYAEADPTFDVEGIDAAHKLTLLASIAFGIPLQFDKVYTEGISKITAQDVKYAEELGFRIKHLGIARRAENGIELRVHPTLIPEEQLIANVNGVKNAVLVQANAVGPTLYYGAGAGAGPTASAVVADIVDIVRDISYTEDGSGTIPQLAFEALTDTPILNREDMTTSYYIRVDVEDQTGVLADITTILSRAGISIDAIMQQPRLKDLIPIVILTDPIVESKMDEALAKIQALPATRGEIVRIRLESLDS
- the gacA gene encoding response regulator transcription factor GacA, which translates into the protein MITVLVVDDHELVRTGICRMLEDHADVQVIGQAESGEEAIAMVRQHHPNVVLLDVNMPGIGGVETTRRLLQSTPETKVLAVSGLAEEPYPSLLLKAGAKGYITKGAPISEMVRAIKKVMQGGKYFSADIAEQLASSYLSDTQQSPFDALSEREMQVAMMVVNCISAQEIADKLFVSVKTVNTYRYRIFEKLGIDSDVKLTHLAIRYGLIKP
- the pbpG gene encoding D-alanyl-D-alanine endopeptidase PBP7/8, whose amino-acid sequence is MKTSKKSLMHVLSMSILLSLSSTSFAELVMNPAPGENGQASLTWSAEEADQFLNGEVTVAQDVTPPGSTKVTTTLRSSTQAPAATVAKKVQILDTSSNYRNQPVVNARSALVLDAQTGEVLYSKNTNTALPIASITKLMTAVVTADARLNMSEEITLQPVDFAGAGGKNSSSTLRVGDKMNRAEALLFALMKSENPAAAALARTYPGGKPAFVAAMNAKARALGMTSTKYYESTGLDPRNVASARDLGILVSAASQYGLIRQFSTTASYDFNLGYRVLKSNNTNALVRNGGWNINLSKTGYINEAGRCVVMHTTVNSRPAIVVLLGASTTQARNSDATNLMTWLGNLPKRI
- a CDS encoding S41 family peptidase, with product MMQQGKTLAQILGIVCCCLFSVPVLAAERPNTDLDSDVVQEDFTEVPVESIQQFVQIYGLVQKNYVEAKSDEVLFQQAIKGLVSGLDRYSRYLSPEEYQQLLQYTEGELATVDFGLRYDVQHHQWQIQNLKEGADSSKLGLRNGLVVDKIDHQSLKELNHVQVQELLTGSIGSTMLVQLDEQRPPVSIVRNKKIEADTQAQLLHNQVLLIKVRVFQQDTANQIKHLIEDHASNRLKAVLIDLRNNPGGLLSAAVESADLFLNQGVIVSTRSRSEGDQQFQALPSNDFQNLKIGILINQRSASAAEVFTMALKEHGRAWVVGEKSYGKGVVQKLFALPNGAALQMTVSHYYTPLGHMIEGQGVTPDYLYPISGEIRDETYLENVTELLIKHK